The DNA window AATTGCTTGGAAACAATGTAATAGAGGATGATATCCAGGACAGTGCTCAAGTTCATCAAAAAGGCACTGAAGACGACCCAAGTGCTGAAATGCTTGTCGTAGCCCCACCCGAGCAAGCGCATTACCAGACACACGTGGAACGGCACAAAGCACACCAGCAACTGGACAATAAGCGTGACAATAATCCGGATGGACTTCTGCTTGATCTTAGGTTTGAGTTTGGAGACACGGCCGTGAATCAGATTGTCCACGATGACCAGGTAGCAGACTATCATGATGCCCATCGGgaccaggaagaagaagatgaggcGCACATAATTGACTGGGTTTTCATGGTTCAGGTGGATGATGTCACTCATTTTGAAGCAGGTGGTAAAGTTGTAGGTGACATCAGGGTCATCCTCAGAGAGGAGCAGTGGTACGGTGCCCCCCAGGGTCATCATCCACACACCGACACAAGCAGCCACAGTCTTCGGGATATTCCTCAATTCCTTCCTGTGTTTTGGCTGCACGATCGCCATGTAGCGGTCAGCACTGATGAGCGCAAACAACCACAGAGCCATACACGGGTAGAAGATGGTTAGCGCAGCACTGACACGGCAGAACAGATCTCCAAAAGGCCAGGAGCCTTGATGGAGGTAGACCATCCGGAAGGGGAGcaacaggaggaagaggaggtcaaCGACCGCCACATTGATCATATAGACAGTCACTGAATTTCTCTTCTTGGTGGTCAGAGCAAAAACCCACAGAGCTGTGAGGTTGACGATGACGCCGATGACGAAGgtgaagctgtagaaagtgaCTCCTGCTGTTGGTGACTCCAGTAGACCTCGTTGTGGGCTGGAGGCCACAGACATGTTGGAAGAGTTTGTGTCCAGCTTGAGTACGGAACCCTGATGATGGAAAGTCACTGATGACTGAGACGTACTTGACTGAAGCATCTTGAGAGCAAAACTAATATGTAGTTTTATTCACACATCAACACGTTGTTTCCCATAAAAGGAGATCATTGTGGCTTTAACAGCCACAGTCAAAATTCTTGTGCACCTTTGTAGAGTATTCTCATGGTGTGTTTTAACCTCACAAAGAGCACTTAAATCGTCTTGGACAAACTCCTCCAAAATTTAgcccatgaaattttcaaaaacTTGGAGTACAAGCTTTCGGTTGTCACATGCCAACTTAAGTAAAACAACCGTTAGATTGGCTCACGACTGCAACATTAGGTAAAACACGTTTCGGCGAGCCAGCCAAGTCCCCGAGCTCATCTGAAATGAGTGAAGAGAAAAATGGGATCTTGTTTTGAGAACT is part of the Synchiropus splendidus isolate RoL2022-P1 chromosome 10, RoL_Sspl_1.0, whole genome shotgun sequence genome and encodes:
- the gpr18 gene encoding N-arachidonyl glycine receptor, translated to MSVASSPQRGLLESPTAGVTFYSFTFVIGVIVNLTALWVFALTTKKRNSVTVYMINVAVVDLLFLLLLPFRMVYLHQGSWPFGDLFCRVSAALTIFYPCMALWLFALISADRYMAIVQPKHRKELRNIPKTVAACVGVWMMTLGGTVPLLLSEDDPDVTYNFTTCFKMSDIIHLNHENPVNYVRLIFFFLVPMGIMIVCYLVIVDNLIHGRVSKLKPKIKQKSIRIIVTLIVQLLVCFVPFHVCLVMRLLGWGYDKHFSTWVVFSAFLMNLSTVLDIILYYIVSKQFQDRVISVILYRNYLRSVRRKSRHTHTGSIRSLSNLANPIG